In Nicotiana tabacum cultivar K326 chromosome 17, ASM71507v2, whole genome shotgun sequence, one DNA window encodes the following:
- the LOC107769714 gene encoding uncharacterized protein LOC107769714, giving the protein MCKIDPRMQPYLFEIGYERWSRAYSKVKRSMVMTSNIVESINATNKDARELPIMQFLEYMKNLLQQWNNKNRKSAMETSTELGKKYDKLFRENLIASEQMMVRPATEKLYTVLEGVRRNIVCLEEGTCSCGRFQMDELPCLHAWAVFKNQQLKAGQYCSFYYKNDNLLRTYEFSVNPMPYESLWVIPTEVLEDVVLPPKGRRNVRRPRKERLKPASEKEYKRGFSCSVCGQSGHNRKTYRNRPK; this is encoded by the exons ATGTGCAAAATTGATCCGAGGATGCAACCTTACTTGTTCGAAATTGGCTACGAAAGGTGGTCTAGGGCATACTCCAAAGTGAAAAGGTCGATGGTAATGACTTCCAATATTGTAGAGTCAATTAATGCAACAAACAAAGATGCTAGGGAGCTACCAATAATGCAATTTCTGGAGTACATGAAAAATTTGCTACAACAGTGGAACAACAAAAACAGAAAAAGTGCAATGGAGACATCTACAGAGCTTGGCAAAAAGTACGACAAACTCTTTCGGGAAAATCTGATTGCATCGGAGCAAATGATG GTGAGGCCTGCTACGGAGAAGTTATATACTGTGCTTGAAGGGGTAAGGCGAAACATAGTGTGCCTTGAAGAGGGAACATGCAGTTGCGGCAGATTTCAAATGGATGAACTTCCATGTCTGCATGCTTGGGCGGTTTTTAAGAACCAGCAGCTAAAAGCTGGCCAGTATTGCTCTTTTTACTACAAGAATGATAACCTTCTTAGAACTTATGAATTTTCAGTGAATCCGATGCCATATGAGAGTTTATGGGTAATCCCAACAGAGGTGCTGGAAGATGTGGTCCTACCACCTAAAGGGAGAAGAAATGTAAGAAGGCCAAGAAAGGAAAGACTCAAACCGGCTTCAGAGAAAGAGTATAAGAGGGGGTTTTCATGTTCTGTATGTGGACAAAGTGGTCACAATAGAAAAACATATAGGAATCGACCAAAATAA
- the LOC142172050 gene encoding F-box/kelch-repeat protein At3g06240-like: MLIQQSCKNDGTYSFYYSSLSRRRIVKDLKISTCMSGCYDIHSSCDGFVLLGIHFPRDYLLLLWNPSTRESIVLPQENFIQDHMYALGYDSTTDDYKVFKFSLENEVASSEILALKSSSWRELDGNTCYDSDGMNCLAFVQGAFHWIGFPVTCLCLGVISFDISYEVYGELPYQRKWSRGLA; encoded by the coding sequence ATGCTTATTCAACAAAGCTGCAAAAATGATGGTACATATTCCTTTTACTATTCTTCTTTGTCGCGGCGTCGAATCGTTAAGGATTTAAAGATATCAACGTGTATGTCTGGGTGTTACGATATCCATTCTAGTTGTGATGGGTTTGTTTTACTTGGGATTCATTTCCCTAGGGATTATTTGTTATTGCTATGGAATCCGTCGACAAGAGAGTCAATAGTGCTTCCACAAGAGAACTTTATTCAAGATCATATGTATGCATTGGGATATGACTCAACTACTGATGACTATAAGGTTTTTAAGTTTTCCCTCGAGAATGAGGTAGCATCCAGTGAAATTCTTGCGCTAAAAAGTAGTTCTTGGAGAGAACTTGACGGTAACACTTGTTATGATTCGGATGGTATGAACTGTTTGGCATTTGTCCAAGGAGCATTTCATTGGATTGGTTTTCCAGTGACGTGCCTTTGCCTGGGTGTGATATCTTTTGATATTTCATATGAGGTGTACGGAGAGTTACCGTACCAAAGGAAATGGTCTCGAGGTTTGGCATGA